The window ACAGCACCGATAAGTGTACCGTCTTTAACAGCTGCTTTGATTGTAGAACCTGCATCGAATCCAGCTCCGATAATATTCTTTTCAGGATCGCTTCCGAGTACGCTCAGGTTCTGGTTAGCTGTAAGGACACCCTCTGCTGAAACCTGATTTGAACCGAACATAGCGATTGTATCATCTTTGTTCATGATATTAGCAGCCTCTGTAGCACACAGCTCAACTGTTGTCTGTGCAGGTACTGCAACTTCGATGATAATGTCAGCTGATTTCTCGTCACCCTTGTCAGATACTTTTCCTACATAGTAATCATTTCCTACTACAGCAACTTTCTTTCCATCCTCTGTAGCCAGTTCAATAAATCTCTCAATGAACCCAAGGCCACGCTCTGTAATATTTGCAGATGTAGCATCCTGGTTTACTTCCCCTATCCTGACAGGTTCGGAAGCGCTTGCAATTTTGTCTTTTACTGTCTCATAAATTTTATCTGCTGCAATAGCACCTGCTGAACCATTGTTTGTTACAACTGTCGCATATACAGATCCCTCTGGGGCATCCGGCACGCCTGAGTCAAAGCATACAACCGGAATCTCTTTATCCAATGCTGACTGCAGAGAATCTAAAACGGAGTTCTGGTCACAAGCTGCAAGTGCAATACCATCTGGATCCTGGTTGATAGCATTATTGAGCATGTTTACCTGGTCAGCAATATCGGACTCTGCGTTAGGCCCTGTTGTGTTTGTTGTAACACCAAGTTCAGACTCTGCTTCCTCGATTCCTTTAACAGCTGCCTGCCAATACGATGACTGGAAGCTCTTAACAACAACTTCAAAGTGATATCCGCCGCCGCTTGAACTCTCTTTTGAATCTCCAGAATCGCTTCCGCTGTCTGCTGTATTATTTCCCCCGCCGCAGCCTGCAAGTAATCCGGCAACCATGCATCCGCCAAGTAAAACTGCCAAAATTTTCTTTTTCATACTTTTTCGTCCTCCTAAAATTAATAGTTTTTATAGTAACAGCCATGTGTAACCATAGCCGCTATCTATCATTGGGTTAATTATGCTAATGTCTTTATTCTTTTTCTTTCTTTCTCTTGAGAATATCAATCAGTACGGCTGCTATCAGGACCAAACCTGTAATAATCTGCTGCCAGTTTGCGGTAAGTCCGATAAACGGAAGTCCTGTCTTCAACAGACAGATGACAAATACACCTGCGAGCGTCCCCGTTATACTTCCAGCTCCGCCGACCATGGATACACCTCCGATGATGGCGCCTCCGATAGCCTCCAGCTCAAATCCCGCGCCACTTCCCGGCTGTACTGTTGAAAAGATAGCAGAATATGAAATCGCCGCCAAACCTGCAAAAAATCCTGAAATCACATAAGCCATGATATGATAAAACCTTACGTTTACCCCTGATAACCTTGTTGCTTCTTTATTGCTTCCTATAGCCAGGGTATAACGCCCGATTTTTGTATGGTTCAAAACAAACGTCATAAGAATGACAATCACTATAATCCAGATGAAACCAATGGGTATATTCGTACCATCCACCTGTATCTTAAAGATACTTCTGAACCAGCCTCCCGGCGCTGTAGCAGCCGGCCAGGAAATTCCCAATCCGCCTACTATGATGGATCCTAATCCACGGGTAATCATACACGTACATAAGGTGGCTAAAAATGGGGGCAAATCCATGATTGCAACAAGGCAGCCATTAAGGACGCCAATAGCCACGCCAAGAAGAATACTTACGAGCATCCCTGCCCAAGTGGGCCATCCTTGGATCGTAATCAGATATCCGCCTACCAGTGAGTAACATACAAGGCCCGTGCCAATAGAAAGGTCAACACCCGCCGTCATCAGGGGAAA of the Luxibacter massiliensis genome contains:
- a CDS encoding substrate-binding domain-containing protein; this encodes MKKKILAVLLGGCMVAGLLAGCGGGNNTADSGSDSGDSKESSSGGGYHFEVVVKSFQSSYWQAAVKGIEEAESELGVTTNTTGPNAESDIADQVNMLNNAINQDPDGIALAACDQNSVLDSLQSALDKEIPVVCFDSGVPDAPEGSVYATVVTNNGSAGAIAADKIYETVKDKIASASEPVRIGEVNQDATSANITERGLGFIERFIELATEDGKKVAVVGNDYYVGKVSDKGDEKSADIIIEVAVPAQTTVELCATEAANIMNKDDTIAMFGSNQVSAEGVLTANQNLSVLGSDPEKNIIGAGFDAGSTIKAAVKDGTLIGAVTQSPLMQGKLSIETLYKICEGETVEDIETDGYWYDATNMEEADIAPNLYD
- a CDS encoding ABC transporter permease translates to MTDKMTKTAGRDRSVIDRLGGQKFIVLLVVIILFLFFCILSPNFRKYTTIVSILDYSYYITLMAIGVAFPLMTAGVDLSIGTGLVCYSLVGGYLITIQGWPTWAGMLVSILLGVAIGVLNGCLVAIMDLPPFLATLCTCMITRGLGSIIVGGLGISWPAATAPGGWFRSIFKIQVDGTNIPIGFIWIIVIVILMTFVLNHTKIGRYTLAIGSNKEATRLSGVNVRFYHIMAYVISGFFAGLAAISYSAIFSTVQPGSGAGFELEAIGGAIIGGVSMVGGAGSITGTLAGVFVICLLKTGLPFIGLTANWQQIITGLVLIAAVLIDILKRKKEKE